The Amaranthus tricolor cultivar Red isolate AtriRed21 chromosome 6, ASM2621246v1, whole genome shotgun sequence genome has a segment encoding these proteins:
- the LOC130815840 gene encoding probable pectinesterase 53, translating to MSNNKLFLSILLFLFIHCSINPKISHGRVVSKHKHGKQSIPKQLTINMTQKYNSEQQFMKWVNFVGSLKHTIFKSAKNKIFPSYTLIVSKNPIAGDFTTIQDAIDSLPPINLVRVVIKVKAGIYEEKVNIPPLKSFITIEGEGAENTIVQWGDTAKTIGPRGIPIGTYGSATFAVNSPYFMAKNITFKNTTPVPKPGEQGVQAVAFRISADTAAFIGCSFLGAQDTLYDHVGRHYYKDCYIEGSVDFIFGDGLSLFEGCHVHAIAPKYGALTAQGRHSMLDDTGFSFVNCKVTGSGALYLGRAWGPFSRVVFAYTYMDNIILPTGWYNWGDPNREMTVFYGQYKCTGPGASFSGRVSWSRELTDEEAQPFISLSFIDGSEWVTL from the exons ATGTCTAACAATAAATTATTCCTTTCAATTCTATTATTTCTTTTCATACATTGTTCCATCAACCCAAAAATAAGCCATGGTAGAGTAGTTAGTAAACATAAACATGGTAAACAAAGTATTCCTAAACAACTAACCATTAATATGACCCAAAAATATAACTCAGAACAGCAATTTATGAAATGGGTTAATTTTGTTGGTAGTCTTAAACATACCATCTTTAAATCCgctaaaaataagatttttccTTCATACACTTTAATTGTTAGTAAAAACCCTATTGCTGGAGATTTTACTACTATCCAAGATGCCATTGATTCTCTCCCTCCCATTAATCTTGTTCGAGTTGTCATCAAAGTTAAAGCTGGAATTTAtga GGAGAAGGTGAATATACCACCATTGAAGTCATTCATAACAATAGAAGGGGAAGGAGCAGAGAACACAATAGTGCAATGGGGAGATACAGCAAAAACAATTGGGCCTAGAGGAATACCAATCGGTACTTACGGTTCTGCCACGTTTGCTGTCAATTCTCCTTATTTCATGGCCAAGAACATCACGTTCAAG AATACAACACCAGTACCAAAACCAGGAGAACAAGGAGTTCAAGCAGTGGCATTCAGAATATCAGCAGATACGGCAGCGTTTATAGGGTGTAGTTTCTTGGGAGCACAAGACACCCTTTATGATCATGTTGGCAGGCATTATTACAAAGATTGCTATATTGAGGGTTCTGTTGATTTCATCTTTGGTGATGGTCTCTCTCTTTTCGAG GGATGTCATGTGCATGCAATAGCACCAAAATACGGGGCACTAACAGCACAAGGAAGGCATAGCATGTTGGATGATACAGGGTTTTCGTTTGTAAATTGTAAGGTCACGGGCTCAGGAGCTTTATACCTTGGTAGAGCTTGGGGACCCTTCTCTAGGGTTGTCTTTGCTTATACCTACATGGATAACATCATCCTCCCTACTGGCTGGTACAATTGGGGTGATCCTAACCGTGAAAT GACGGTATTCTATGGACAATACAAGTGCACAGGGCCAGGGGCAAGTTTTTCCGGGAGAGTGTCATGGTCAAGAGAACTTACTGATGAAGAAGCTCAACCTTTTATTTCTCTTAGCTTCATTGATGGTTCTGAATGGGTTACCTTGTAA